Within the Pseudomonas fulva genome, the region CCCTGCGCCGGTATCCACTCCCTTGTCGCTGGAGGACTCGAAGGCGGATTCTGATTGGTTATGTTCGACTGCCATGACAACACTCCCGTAACGACGCAGGACATCTGCGCATACCGTTCTGAAAGGCCGCCCGGGCCCGGAGTGCAATGCTTTCGACAGGCGGCAGCGCCAGCGAACAGCGAGACGGACGGCGCGTTGCGTGGCTGAAGCAATTGCCAGGGCCGCCGATAACCTGCCAGTCCCTATTCAAATGGCTGTTCTCATGTTCAATCGGCTCTCCATCCAGTTCAAGCTGACCGCCCTCGCCGGCCTCTGCCTGTTCCTGGTCGTATCCCTGCTGGTACTCGTTTCCCAGTTCTATGCGGCGCGCAGCAGCGATGTCGTCAAAGGCACCAGTTTCCAAATGCTCGGCGATTCCGCGCAACTGCGGCTGCAGGCCATCGGCGAGGCACAGGCGCAAAGCATGCGCAGCGAGTTCCTCGAGGTTTACCTGTACGGCATCGGCCTCGCCAAACAGGTCGAGCTGCTACGTAAACAACACGCCAAGGGTGTGCTCAGCGCCGCGGCGCTGCGTAGCGACCTGACCGCCGTGCTGGCCGATGCGCTGAAAGCGCGCCCCGAATCCCTGGGTATCTACATCGCCTTCGAGCCCAACGGCCTGGATGGCCAGGATGCAGCCTTCATCGACGACGAAGCCGCCAGCAGCAACGAGATAGGCCGCTTCGCGCTCTACTGGGCGCAGAGCACACCCGGCGCGTTCGAAGCCGAGGTGATGACCGAACAGGAGTTGGCCGACACCACCCCCGGCCCCAGCGGTGCAGCCTACAACGCGTGGTACAGCTGCCCGCTCAGGACCGCCACGGCGTGCCTGCTCGACCCTTACGTCGACCAGGTGAATGACCAGCCCGTGCTGATGACCAGCGTGGCCCTGCCCCTGCAGGACGGCGGCAAGGTGATCGGCGTGATCGGTATCGACATCAGCCTGGCCGCGCTGCAAGCGTTGGCCGAATCCGCGAACCGCAGCCTGTATGACGGCCAGGGCGACATCAGTATCATCAGCCCCGCCGGGCTGCTGGCGGCGTACACCCGGGACGCGACCCAGCTCGGCAAGCCTCTGGACAACGCCGCCCAGGCCCAGGCCAGCGCACTGCGACAGGCGCTGCAGGCCGGCCAGCCTTCGGTGGTCTCGAGTGAGCAGTCCCTGGGCGTCATGCAGCCCGTGCAGCCGATTCCCGGCGCCAAGACCTGGGGCGTTCTGATCCAGGCGCCGAAACCGGTGGTGCTCACCCGCGCCCTGGCCCTCGCCGACACCCTCGAGGCGCAGCGTACCCGCGACAGCGTGATCTCCTGGCTGGTGGGCATCGGCGCCATCGTGCTGGGCCTGGTGCTCATGAACATCATGGCGCGCCGCGTCACCCGCCCGATCCTGTCGGTCGCCGATAGGCTCGACGATATCGCCAGCGGCGAAGGTGACCTGACCCGCCGTCTCCAGTACCCACGGCAGGACGAACTCGGTCGCCTGGCCGATGGCTTCAATCATTTCCTCGACAAGCTGCAGCCGATCGTGGCCAAGGTGAAGGACTCGGTGCAGTCCGCCCGCCAGACCGCCGACCAGTCGGCCGGCATCGCCACCCGTACCAGCCAGGGCATGCAAGCGCAGCTCAGCGAAGTCGAGCAGGTGGCAACCGCCTCCAATGAAATGAGCGCGACTGCCCAGGCCGTGGCGCAGAACGCATCCGAGGCCGCCGCCGCGGCACGCAGCGCCGATGAAGCGACCCGCGAAGGCCTCCAGGTGGTCGACCAGACCACCCAGCGTATCGAGCGGCTGGCCCATGACCTCGGCACCGCCATGCGCGACGTCGAAGGCCTGGCGGCCAGCAGCGAGCAGATCGGCTCGGTGCTCGAAGCCATTCGCAGCATCGCCGAGCAAACCAACCTCCTTGCCCTCAACGCTGCCATCGAAGCCGCACGTGCCGGTGAAGCCGGCCGTGGCTTCGCGGTCGTCGCCGATGAGGTCAGAAGCCTCGCCACCCGCACCCAGGTCTCGATCGAGGAGATCCGCCAGGTCATCGAACGCCTGCAGCAAGGCACCCGCGACGTGGTGGAATCCATGCACGACGGCCACCTCCAGGCGCAGGACAACGTCAGCCACGTCGCCCTCGCCGTCAGCGCCCTCAAGCGTATCGGCGATGCGGTCTCGGTGATCACCAGCATGAACCTGCAAATCGCCAGCGCCGCCGAAGAGCAAAGCGCCGTCGCCGAGGAGATCAACCGCAACGTGTCGGGCATTCGCGACGTCACCGAATCGCTGGCCGAACAGGCGGACGAGTCCGCCCAGGTCAGCCGCTCGCTGAATGCCCTGGCCAACCACCAGCAGGGGTTGATGGACCAGTTCAAGGTCTAGGGTCGTAGCGAAAAGGCAGCCGGATAGCATCGTCGCAACAAGCCGTGGTGGTTTGTTGCGAGGCTGCTGCAGACCGGACGTAAGAACGGCGCCGGAGCGTGCAACATATCCTGCCCTGCTTCGGCGACCAACACGGCCCCTATCGAAACCGCAGGAACCGGGCCGTTGACCGCCCCGCCATCAGCCTCCACCCAAGACGATTGAATACCCCATGCGGCCTATAAGGAATACCAACAGGATCAGGAAGAAGACGCGAATGAACCCACTGCAATAACGAAGTGCCAGGAACACACCTGTAAGCGCCCCTGCGATATTACATAAACCCACCACGCCGCCGATCAGCCACAACACGTTGCCCGAGGGTATGAAAAAGAACAGCGCAGCGCTAAAGGTTCCCAGGTTCACCAGCTTGGCGCAGGCCGATGCGTTGAGAAAATCGAAACCGAAGTATCTGACGAACACGAACAGCAGAAGACTTCCGCTGCCAGGCCCGAATAGGCCATCGTAAAACCCCAGCAATGTGCCAAAACAGGAGTTGGGCGTTGACCTGTTCATACGCAAAGGCCGTGGGCTCATCATCAGCCCATCAGGGGAGTTATTTCTCGGTTATGTGAACAGGATTCTAGCTGTTTGTCAGGAGGCGCAAAGAGCGCTCGACCCCGAAGCGCCTCCAGCAGGCGTGCTGAAAATAAGTGCCATCGAATCGGCGGCGACGGGCCGTCTACCGGCCCTGCTGTCCCGCTACCACGCACATTACCCAAAGGTGCACATGCAATTCGGCACCGATACATGGTCAAACCTGGTTACGGACGTCGTCGACCACAAGCTGGACGGTGCCATAATTGCTGTAAACAGCAATCACCCTGATATCGGCAAACAGGAAATATATAAAGAACCCCTGGTATTGATCGCCTCAATGTCGCTGGGCGAAATTACCTCGCCACAGGATCTCAACAACCTCAATATCTTCATGTGGCCTGAGGGCTGCCCTTATCGCCAGGCACTCGAGAATTGGTTGAAGGCTGCCAAGGTATCGACACCCATCACAAGCATAGCGAGTTATGGCACCATTCTTGGGTGCGTGAGTGCCGGCGCGGGGGTTTCCTTAGTCCCGACAGGGGTGTTCGAGCAATACCAGAAAATTGGCAATATAAAAGGCTATACCTTCGAATCCCTTGCGCCGATACAGAACTACTTCGTCTGGAACAAGAATGTTGGCTTCCATCGCGCCAGAGATGCATTCGCAGAACTGATGTCAGACACGTTCAGAACAATCTAGCGAACCAGGCTCTGCACCGACAAACGCCCTATCCTGCAGCCCCGTCACGAGGTAGGTCGAACGGCTTCGCGCCTATCGAGTGAGACGCCTAACGCTTTTCAGGCGGCGGCTGCTTATGCGGCGCATTCCCCGCCTCGGGAACCGCACAGCTCTGCCCTTTACAGCGGGCGGCACCATCAGGGTGAGGCAGCCATGCCAGGTGCGGGCGCCAGCGGCAGAAAAGCCGGTAGGCGACGTTCAGCACCGGCCTGGCCCAGCGCCATGACAGGGGCGCAGCCCAGAAGCCGAGACCAGCGGCGCGCCAGCTCCACAGGGTTGCATCCAGGCCGGTGACCCAGGTCCCGTCGGCAAACCTGGCGTGCAGCAATGACTCCATCTGCGCAAAGGTGAGGGCCATGGATTCGGGCTCGAAACCTTCTTCGCGGATATCCACGAAACGCAGGCGCTCGGGGGCCGCACGCCCGCGCAGGGTGTTTATCTCCCGGGCGCAGAGTGGGCACTCGCCATCAAAGTAGAGGGTCAGCGGCCACGTTGGCTTTCTGTCCATTAACGATCAGCCCTGTCACGATTTTCCATACCATATGCTCAGGATCCCAAGCCGACAATCATCACCTCGGATAGATGCAGATCTTGCCTCCGAGACGGTCGGCCCCTCCCCCAATCAACCGCTATTGCCGGCAATGGTCAGGTAATCCGTATAGAGCTGCGGCGCGCCTGAAAAAGATGCCAGCTCGCGCCACTCTTCGTTCATGCGCTCCGCG harbors:
- a CDS encoding sulfite exporter TauE/SafE family protein, producing MMSPRPLRMNRSTPNSCFGTLLGFYDGLFGPGSGSLLLFVFVRYFGFDFLNASACAKLVNLGTFSAALFFFIPSGNVLWLIGGVVGLCNIAGALTGVFLALRYCSGFIRVFFLILLVFLIGRMGYSIVLGGG
- a CDS encoding LysR substrate-binding domain-containing protein, encoding MGVDLFIRKGRGLIISPSGELFLGYVNRILAVCQEAQRALDPEAPPAGVLKISAIESAATGRLPALLSRYHAHYPKVHMQFGTDTWSNLVTDVVDHKLDGAIIAVNSNHPDIGKQEIYKEPLVLIASMSLGEITSPQDLNNLNIFMWPEGCPYRQALENWLKAAKVSTPITSIASYGTILGCVSAGAGVSLVPTGVFEQYQKIGNIKGYTFESLAPIQNYFVWNKNVGFHRARDAFAELMSDTFRTI
- a CDS encoding thiol-disulfide oxidoreductase DCC family protein, with the translated sequence MDRKPTWPLTLYFDGECPLCAREINTLRGRAAPERLRFVDIREEGFEPESMALTFAQMESLLHARFADGTWVTGLDATLWSWRAAGLGFWAAPLSWRWARPVLNVAYRLFCRWRPHLAWLPHPDGAARCKGQSCAVPEAGNAPHKQPPPEKR